catacaaaatatctaaatagaaaaaaaattctaaaaaaaattcccattagtacagagaaaaaaaataacagaaaCATCATTACAAAAGTCTTTGGATGCTTACCATTACCCAATCAAAGTCTAACCCAAGTTTTGCCTAAAAGTCTCTCTATACCAAACAATACCTTTCTAGATGTAGGATATTTTAGATGTGGGTTGGTCCATTTATTTTTGCCATGAGAGAGGTACTTAGTAGCCAAATATGAGCACCATggacttttcttttcttttggaaatCTCCATAATCACTTCATAAGAAGGGCTGACTTGGTTGAAGTCCACCTTCTTCGTTAAGGTGATTGAAAAAAATCCAGATCATTaaaaagatttcattttttgtatagAATGTTAGTAAGGATGAACATGACCAGGTCTTATtgcattacttaaaaaaaaaaatgaaaattcaaacatATCTATCTCAATagcaaaaatctaaataatttaatttgtatggaaaacaaacaaaagcaaaattcaattttgattataattgaattttcCTCTAagctttggttatatatatatatatatgtatgtatgtatgtatgtatgtatgtatgttacataaatgacttataaatttgaattatttgtagttacacaaaaaaatgtatcataaatataaaatcattcaaactttctcttcctctaattttatataaagagttagttatatgattaggtttttttatggtttatttatattgaactcctcattttctacactaaattaattcatttgatacaaaaattaaaataacttagTAAATAGGACACATGGTACAAAATTAAAccccaattgaaatccaatacTTACACTGAATTAGCTCACTTagcacaaaaatttgaaaactaagtgtgcgtttggatacaacttattttgctgaaaactgaaatcaatatatatttttttaattgtttattactGTTTGGAACTGTTCATTGGCCTAAATACACTGTTCATGGccaatgaacagtgcataacacgctgatttaaaaaaaaaaagggggctgAAACGCGGACGCGCAAATGCAGACGCCCAATACAAACAGACCTTAAGATTAGATGgaacacatgacgcaaaattaaatcctaattgaaatccaatatttacactaaattaactaacttggcacaaaaatttaaaaatttagattaaatgagacatttggtacaaaattatattctaattgaattccaatttgaaatctaattagattttttctcatctttggctattaatatatatatatatatatatatatttatatatattagtgtGTATCGTGCATATGCACAtgtacaattaaaatttttagaagatattcaaattatatatggtattagtttacactttttttaaactacaaatttctaaaatatataatgatttctcatatatatatatatatatatatatatacacacacacatatgatttagaatttaattggatttagacttttcagtttttacacctaataattcatttgccacaaaaataaaaaatttagatgcaCATGTGGCGAAAAATTCgattccaattgaaatccaatttaaaatataattggaattggactttttaatttttatactcaataattcacttgacacaaaattaaaaattaaaataggacATATGACgtaaaattgagaatccaattaaaatctataaaaaattatagatatagtCTTATAGAAATagataacaattaaaaattttatttctataaaaaaaaaaatggactaaAAATTTTATGGACTGAAAACGACGCCGTTCGTAAAAATTACAGACCAACaatatatttctctatttttaaacataaagatgaaagagagagagagagagagctcagtCATGGCAAAAGACACTGACTATGGAGCTTTCATGGAGAAGTTCGTTCTACAACAAAGCTCATCAGCCCGTGAGCTTCCTTTGAATTCACTCACCTTTGCTGTTAAAGACATGTCAGTCCTAATTACACTCTTTGCTCAGAGTTATACTATCTATCTCTCTTCTATATCCTCCAAAAATCCAAAGCTTtcgtacttttttttcttctgctttTGGACTCATTCATCATTTTAACAACTGggttttctccatttttttttggaagtgtgTTGGGTGCTTGCAGAATCATGTACAGTTGAAATAATGAAATTCAGAGTGAGAtactttttttatgaatttaactATTGGGTTTAATCCATGCTCTAATGAAGTTTAAAGTTTCTGTCTTTGtgtgtatttttatgtttgtatCTATATTcttcgtgtgtgtgtgtgtgtgtgtgcaagcCTATGCATCAATGTCAGCTATTGTTTGTGATTATCTATGTTGTTTAGAAGATTTGTGTGTTAATGTGTGTTTGTGAGTCCCGGTCAATATCAGTTTCAGATATTAATATCAGCAATTGggtatttttatttgttgttttgcaGAATAATTTGTGGGTGTGTTGTGGGTAttagatttttcttgaagttttttatttggaaacaGATTTGATGTGGATGGATATGTGACTGGGTTCGGAAATCCTGACTGGGCGAGGACTCATCCGGCTGCCACATCAACAGCCCCAGCCGTTTTGGCTGTCTTAAGGGGAGGTGCAACATGTGTTGGTAAAACTGTCTTGGACGAAATGGCATACAggttagtattaaaaaaatcagtaaCTTGATTACCAtctattaacatttttttttggggtatgaGGGGGCGTGGGTGAAAGAAATTTATGATTCATAATAGTAATTAGAAATGAGTTTGTATTTCCTGTAAAACTAATATTATTTGGGGAAATAATGACAATttcaattcttgattataaCCACTTCTTTATGTATGGCATATCCCTAgtctaaacattttttttttcacacggTACGTATCTGTGCGGTTTCTAATTGCTTCCTAAATACTTGAGGCCTCTCACTTAGTTATTCAtctttaaaaagaagaagaggaatgtCCTTGAACATTCACATCATAATTATTGTGGGGCATATGATTGAAGGACCACATTGTTTTGGCAGTATGAATGGAGAAAACAAACATTATGGCACACCTAAAAATCCATGTGCGCCTGATCGGGTGCCTGGAGGATCTTCCAGTGGATCTGCTGTTGCAGTAGGTGCAAAGCTTGTTGATTTCTCCTTAGGTGAGTTTCTTTTGTGGACAATTTTATGTTTCTTTCCTTGTCCTCAATAAATTTAACCAAAAGGTTCTCTCTATCATAGGAACTGACACTGGAGGAAGTGTAAGAATACCTGCATCGCATTGTAGAATTCTTGGCTTTCGGCCTTCACATGGTGCCATTTCTACAACTGGAGTAATTCCTATGGCACAGAGTTTTGATAGTGTGGGTAAGGAACCAAGTATTTGATGGCTTGATTTGAAATGTCTAACTAAATATTTagatatatctaaaaaaaattcaactctGCACCTGAAAAGTATGCCAAATGGCAATGATATTGTTGACATTGGCACATTAGTTTAGAAAACGATGCAACAAGAACTTGTGTTGTTTGCATTTTTACTCAATGTCTCATGACCAAAGTTTTCTTGTTTTACATTCTTGCAAATTATCCTGTGCTTACTTTAGAATTTGTGTCTGTTTGTGTGTATGCATGCATTCATATAACTTCAAATACTTTTGAATAATATAGTTTAAGCTATCAGTAGTAGTTTGTCtagaagcttagtgatgtacTCAAATCATATCTTCAGCTATTCTTTACATGATAAAACAGTGAATCGCTTCTATTTTGTTTAATAGTGTGATTAGTAATTCCTGCTCTATTTTTGTCcttttaatggaaaatattttttttttcctacaccAATTTCTTATCCAGGATGGTTTGCTAGAGATCCTATGATTTTGAACAGAGTTGGACGAGTACTACTGCAATTACCTGAGGTGGATCCTGTCATACCCTCTCAGATAATTATCGCTGAAGATTGTTTCCAGCTTTCAACCATTCCAAGTGATCGAGTTACTGAACCTCTTCTTAAATCAGTGAACAAGTTATTTGGGGGTTAGTACATTGACCacataatttgttatttgtgtagTTCTATACATGGGAGGAATTCATACGTCAtataaattctaaataaatCCGTTTTTACTTCCTTATAATTTTAAGAACAAAAGCACTGTCTATAGTGAATTTTTGCAGTATCCCCCTGAAAGTGATGGTAATTAACTAGACTGTCTCCTTAGCCATGCTGCAAAAGATACCTCTCAAATGCTGTGAAAAGAGAAAGCTTCGCTCATCATCAATTCTATGTCATGCAGTAATATCTCATTGTTATTCTGCATCAAACACATCTGGATAAATACCTTTTTCCACTATATGAGATGTCacttcatatttttatatataatgcaGGTGATCTGGTAAAGCATGCAGTCCTTGGGGACTATGTCAAGGAAAAACTTCCAAGTTTAAAACAATTTATGATCAAGGGAAACGTCGATCAAGAGTATAATATACCATCTTTGGCAGCTCTTGCAAGTGCAGTACAGTTGCTTTTAAGGTGCAGATGGTCACTAGCTCATATAATTCAAATGACTTGAATGACTGTGATGTTGGTGTGGAACTTGCTTAGATGAAAATATTGTTCTTATATAAACAGTGGTTCCTGAAATTCTTAATCTTTTAAAGCGTAGGTATGAATTCAAGAATAACCATGGCGAGTGGATTAGTACTGTCAAACCTGATTTAGGTCCTGGAATATCAGAACGTGTACGGGAAGCCCTTAGGGCAACAGATGAAAATTTGGATGTTTGTCACTCTGTGAAGACTGAACTACGTGCTGCTCTGAATGCTCTTCTTGGGGTACTCTCTTTCTTGTCCGCTGAATGTTTCATAAAACTAGGATTGTGCTGTGTGGAGATCCCGTGATCccacaatttaaattttataaacaataaGTTTGGAGCTTAATATGTGATAATGGTTGTCTATGAGATGGCACTATGTGCTTGTATGCATGATGGTATGCCTCTTAATAGGACACACCTCATCTTCCATAAAGAGAAACACCCTTAAGGCAAAAGAGACAATAAAAAGTCATAGATAATATCTATGCatttaaaatgaatttcaaCACTTAAAACATTTGTTCCTTCTATCATATACACACATCTCAATcatattctcttgaattcaaAGGAAAAGTGTTATCATgctattgatataaaaaaagatGGCATATCCTGCCTATTTCAAGTgtaatatttttcttgaagaattacagattgtttttagaaaattacatATATTGGTTTGTTGCAAGAACAATATTAATTTCTGTTTTCCACTATGGTTGTAATCATCTTCTTTCCAAAGGAACTGAATggagtttaaaatttttgaaaagtggTAAGGGTAGTGAGAGTAGCATACAGTTATGACCTCATGtttgtatttcaaaattgaGTAACTTTAGGAATCATAGTTTTCCATAtctgcatctctcttctctttgctCTCACAAGCAACCTATTGCAGCAAAAGAAAGTGCCACCATCTCTAATATATGAATTCAACTTCTCTACTAGCTTGAGTAACACTTCTGAAGATTATTCAGGATTTTGGTGTCCTGGCAATTCCCACGGTTCCAGGGCCTCCACCAAAACTACAAAGTGATCAAATTCCATTGGAAGCTTTTCGTGCCAAGGCTTCTAGCTTGCAGTCAATTGCTGGAGTATCTGGATTCTGccaagttctctctctctctctctctctctctgtgtttgttGTAATACATGACAATTTTACGTTTTCCTTGTTTATCTTAATACCTTTGAAAAACCACATAAATTTGTTTCTGCATATCTACAGGTGAGCATACCACTAGGGATGTATGATAATCTTCCTGTGGCAATTTCCTTGTTGGCGAAACATGGTTCAGATGGATTCCTGCTTAATTTTGTTGAGATTCTTTATGACACTCTCCAAGAAGAGGTTGGCGTTGCTGAGAAAAAGGGTTACTGAATTCTTTCAGTCCCTGTTTTATTGTAAATCTTATATCCTActcaaagattaaaaaaaatgggaaaggGCTTTCTGCTTGCACTTTTGTGCCACAGAGGTAATTCTTCTTGAAACATTTAATTCTCTAAGTCACACTGAAATGTAACTAATTAATAACTACTTGATCATCAATATATTGTGTTATTTCCAACTTAATGGATTGACTTTGTAGCCAGAACTTTCTCCAGTTTTATCTtcattttgagaaaatcaagaataatGTGCTAGATATTCCTTTGGGATAACAGATTAAGGTTTGGAACAATTTACTTAtctaaatttatcatttaagaTTGGAGATTGGATAGTATAACTTGGAAAAAAAGATAGGAGCTATTGCATAACATGGCTAGCAGAATGACAACTTTGTATGCTGTCGATGTATCTAAAAACGAACTCATGTTTATGTAAACATAAAACAGTCACATTTTAGTATAGAAGGAAATCTGGAAGATCAGTTATGCTTCATTATTTTTCcaagagtagaagaagaaaagttCAATCAATATTATCTCAACCTTAAAAAGTAGTAAGGTCTTAGATTTGAGTTATCTTCATCTTCCAAACGATCAAATGAAGCAACATAcacatattttttgtttggtttattgcTTATGCagagaaagtgaaagaaaaatacaaattagtaTTCTAACTTCACACATCCTCTTcaaattttaccctttttttcccttttgttttctcTAGTGGCAAGCCAGAAAAGCAAGCACAGTGAAAACGTTGATGAAGATTGATGTGCCACAAACATCATCTTTTGAGTATAAAGGGCAACATGTGATTTCTTGTTGTATGGACTCACATTgacttttttccctttttattttaagaaaaacattAGGCCTGGTTTCACAGAACAGAATGAAAAATTGTTCACAATAATGAGGCCCATAGTCAACAAGAAGGTAGGTAGGTGTGTATTGTAGAGTGTAGACTCCCTCAATCATCTTCCATTGAAAGTGGAATAAACAAATATGATCAAAGATGGACTGCTAAATATGATGGGCTTTTGACCTCTAAAAAATAATGGAAGTAAACCCACATTGGTGGAGAAAAAGGAAACCCAAGCGCCTATCAACGTCGTGCAAAACACGACCCAATCAAATGGAACATGAATATTTAAGGTGCTGGAGTTGAATCATGAATCATGAACGTGAGTTGACTTAGGATGATCGAATGGAAACACCCAATCACACAATTGACACAACAAAGTAAAAATGAGCTTGCATACTATTCAATGATCATCTAACCTTATTTCTTATAAACATTCCGTCCTTTATTAgattaacttaattttttgtttaagcACAATAGAAAAATACCCCCTGTTTAGACTTTAGATTTAAACAAAACattgataattaaaattttggtatcTATTTAAATTAGTATTAATTATGTGATAAAATCAAATTCactgtttttaaaataaatagataatttttttgaaactctTTAGTAGAGCTTGTGGAATTATTTCACAAataatttacttttgtgattttgtgaacaagattaaaaaaaaaattcaatatatacaCAAATTTATGTGTGAACGCACaagagaaaatataataaaacttaCAGATCAAATGAATGCAAAATGGTTGatacaaaactgatgaagactAATGTTTGACACTATCTCCTTAAGCCAGATTTCTTCCTCACACTATTTATTCAGTAATGCTTTAAGTCTCTCAGACATCTACTTCTTAAGATAAAATGATCAACAACACGTAGAAAAAACATTACAATCTCCTTGCACAATGAacataattttctctctctctttgtctttgAAGACTCTGatgaaatgaatgaataaaCTAACTTAAATGAAATGAGGGATGTCTATTTATAGACATACTAGCAAAAGTTTAGAATAGGTGCAATGCTAAATAGACGTATTGTTAAACATTTGCACTAGttcaaaaaaaatgcaatagtGAATAGAAATATTGTTACAAACTTGCACCAGTTCAAAAAAGTGCAATAGCCAATAAACATATTGGTTTGGAATTAAGTAAAGTGTACACAAACAGACATTGAAATAAGGGCAACTTTTGGGCCAACACTTACAAAATCAATTTCTCATTAACCTTAATGGTTTTGGGAAAGTGTCCATGAggttaataaacaatttttccaACAAGGCTACCCTAATTTCtaatttagagtttttttttttttttccaattgtattatattattatgGTGCCAAAATTGTTATGCAAGATGTCATAAGTTCATAGGTAGATTGATTTTGAtagaaatcttttttctttttttaatatgggaTTTGATCATATCAATCAAATCAATTTCATggttattttttctatatcatcAAGTTAAtatactaatttatttttagtatagGCAGATTCAAGCCTTATTCGATCACAAAGaactttaccaattaaattaattataatgtgCTTCTAGGTTCTCATGCTCACATTCATTGATCCATATGAGAGTGACTACCTATCAAAAGGGcacatgctctctctctctctccctctctctcatatgaaaattaaaaacaaaaaacaataagaaaaaaaaattttgaatcctctagttcattttttttttttttacaattaaatttatattctagattcttcaccaaaaaattttaattctataattttcttgcccactaaaatttgaatatttgttaaattattaatttttattcaaaattttgtttatggGATAGGATGGGAATAATGTGATTTAgtgcttttttgttttagtttcaagGTGTCCGTTCATGTACATATTCAAAAgtattttttccccctaaacacattaaacaaaaataaggtAACTAAAATAAACTCATTTAAATATACACTTATGAGTTAGCaagtgagaattttttttcctgataatttgatagtaatGGGGAATTAGTAGGGATGGAAATGGGAGGCGCGGGGACTAAGGATGGGATTTCATCCCGccccgcatggttttgtcttacTATATCGTTGTCCTGCCTCTCCTCGTATGAAGAGAAAAACTTCTTTGCTCCATTCGTCCTGTAAAATtctattttgagttaatttgcCGCGcaactattttaattttttttaataattctgattcattaatataaatatacttgaaattacaattaaatttatcccatcaaattaaactaatttttaacaaaaattgaataatattatccaagtgtttaacaagacaatattacaacaaaaacaaaaatcttaatATCCCACACATTTAAATAAGCTATTgttgatttgtttatttaaataatagagATTTAGGGCATGCAAAATTTAGAATTATATCCTTTATTAACGCAGCGTGGGGCGAGGCTAAAATCTCGCATCATCCTCCAAACTTTTGACAAATAAGTGGGAGTAAGATAAGAGACCATACCTAAACTAATGTGATGGAAGTGGAAGTTCGTAACTATTCAAGATAAGGATGAGAGGAATTATACAGTTCTCATAATAGAATACGTTATTTATCCACTATTTTACTAAAAGATTTTCATTTGTTCAAAATTATTGAGTCAacttatgataaaaaaaattgttaattaaactcaacaattttaaacaaataagagTCTTTTAATAGATTAGTAAACAAGTGACGTGATCCACTATGAGGCTATGAGGACTGTATAATTCCTCCATGAATCCACCTCGTCTAAAAAGACTCACACTTATTTAAATTTgctgagtttttatttatttatttatttatttttttagttgctGAATAATTTGCTGAGCCTgtttaacaattaaatttttttttttcttttgaatgatgGATAAAGGACTATAATATCTAGGATTCGTGACACCCATAATTTATCATCCTTCAGTACATTGTGTATTTCAAACTTTTaggattataaaaaaaaaaaaaaagtatttcaaACTTTTAGTTAGCTGAATTGGTACCTCATTTTCCACGCGCCATAACTTAGGTGGACAATTCACCAAACCAAACACATCTATAACTCTAAGcagaaaaaaaacaacaacaacaaacattTTTTCGTCTATAGTACTTTTGCACTTACATAAAATTGATACTATTATTGTTCACTCCGCCAATTCAATGAAAAAAAGTGCTCTATCAGTCAGTCTTTCTCACTATTAAGTTATTAACAACTTGCACGTGCATTCTCAACGTTTATGAACTTACGGAGAGAGTAACAAGAATTTAAGGAGCAGCACCAAAATTTGGCGGAAAAATATTTGGTgaaaatatattgtttttttttattaattaaaaaaaaaaaaaacaatggaagTGAAAGCTAGAGCTCCAGGGAAAATCATACTGGCCGGAGAGCATGCTGTGGTGCACGGATCCACGGCGGTGGCTGCTTCCCTTGACCTCTACACCTATGTTTCTCTTCGATTTCCCACTCCCTCTGGTACACACActctctctgtgtctctctTTTTGTTGCTATTTATTTGCtgtggttgttttgtttttaatgtttgTGATGTGGGGTTGTGCTGAATTGGCACAAAGATGGGAGATTTGGGACTGAGTTGAATTGGGTATTGGTTGAAACGGTGATTACAGGATACCCTTTTGAGCTTTTGTGGTTTTGTGATGTGTGCGCTGCATTATGTTGCTGTGATTGTTTACTTTGGGTTTAATTTCTTGATTGGAATATACCCTTTTGAGCATTTGTGTTTTTTCTCTGTGTGTTACTGTGCTTAGGATTTGTGATTTTGGGGTTTGGGTTAAATTGGGTTTTGTTAAACTGCTTTGTTTGTGGAAAGTGCTCATTGATGTCTGTTCCAAGTTCCAACCTATACAACTTTCTCAGCTTATCAACaaattctacaaaattttttttatttaaaaaaaaaacaagaaagaaagattttttcttaaaaaaaaaagaaagtcttCACCAATCAAACGCTGAGAAACAGATTTGATGAAACTGATGATGAGTGATTCTATGTTTCAACTGTGTTGACCACGTGAAAAACGTTACTGGTTTTTGATGTATTGTTGATTTGGATAGACATACTATAATTGCTTACCAtttattaaggtttttttttttttttgggttgaattgTTGATTGCAGTATACCTTTCTGAGCATTTGTGTTTTTCCTCTCCCTCAGTGTGTGCGTGATACAGTGTTTTGTTATGGTATTCCTTTTAGAAGGCAAAAGATACACAATAATAAAGTAGGTGAATCTTTACAGagacttataaaaataaaaaaagggtaaatcTTTACAGAGAGAAGGAAAGGTACGGACCACTGGACATTAACAGCTCAATGTTTATTAATACACTAGTTCAAAAGAATTTTATCCTTGCAACATACATTGAAGAGCTAGGGACcaaattaaatttatgaaatatgTTATGGTCTTTTTGAGATTTCTGCAAATTtgcacttcttttttctttttattccgGTAAAATTCTTGTTCATTTCTCTTCAGGTTCTCTGTTAAATCTGTCACTGATTTTTTGTGCTTTTATTTATAGACAATGATGAATTTTTAAGACTCCAACTCAAGGATTTGGCATTAGAATTTTCATGGCCAGTTGCTAGAATCAAAGATGCACTACCTGAAGTGGGAAGTTTGCTCTCTTCAAAACCCGCCTCATGCTCAATAGAGACCATGAAATCAATTGCAGCACTAGTTGAAGAGCAAAATATTCCAGAAGCAAAAATTGGACTTGCTTCTGGAGTTTCAGCTTTTCTCTGGCTGTACTCCTGTATCCATGGGTATACTTCCATTAATGGTTGCatttttcaatattattttcttaGAAATCTAACtctgactttttattttattttattttttttttacatatcaGATTTAAGCCTGCTACGGTGGTTATCACCTCTGAGCTTCCTTTGGGTTCAGGCTTGGGTTCATCTGCCGCATTATGTGTTGCACTCTCAGCTGCTCTGCTTTCTTTCTCGGATTCAGTGAGTTTGGATATGAGCCAGCAGGGGTGGTCAGCATTTGGGGAAAGTGAGCTCGAATTGCTAAATAAATGGGCTTTTGAAGGTGAAAAGATAATCCATGGAAAGCCATCTGGACTCGACAACACAGTCAGCACATATGGTATGTGATCTTGTGAGCTGTGCTAGACAAATCTATCCTTTTTTAATCAACGTTTTGTGCCTAAGAAGTGTCTTTTCCCTGTTGCTCATCATTCTGAGTAGTGTTGACATCTCACTTTGTGCCTGCTTAGAAGTAAGTATTTTACTTTATTGATGGTAATATGAAAGAGTTGTAAAAGTGGTGgtaatttgaaaaatctacttGTGGAAGGGAGAATGAATTCAATATTGAATATGAGTGGAAGTGAATCAGCCTGTTTTGTGGAATGGGAGTCATACATTCTCATATTATATTCATC
This genomic stretch from Quercus lobata isolate SW786 chromosome 3, ValleyOak3.0 Primary Assembly, whole genome shotgun sequence harbors:
- the LOC115981526 gene encoding amidase 1-like isoform X2 is translated as MAKDTDYGAFMEKFVLQQSSSARELPLNSLTFAVKDIFDVDGYVTGFGNPDWARTHPAATSTAPAVLAVLRGGATCVGKTVLDEMAYSMNGENKHYGTPKNPCAPDRVPGGSSSGSAVAVGAKLVDFSLGTDTGGSVRIPASHCRILGFRPSHGAISTTGVIPMAQSFDSVGWFARDPMILNRVGRVLLQLPEVDPVIPSQIIIAEDCFQLSTIPSDRVTEPLLKSVNKLFGGDLVKHAVLGDYVKEKLPSLKQFMIKGNVDQEYNIPSLAALASAVQLLLRYEFKNNHGEWISTVKPDLGPGISERVREALRATDENLDVCHSVKTELRAALNALLGDFGVLAIPTVPGPPPKLQSDQIPLEAFRAKASSLQSIAGVSGFCQVSIPLGMYDNLPVAISLLAKHGSDGFLLNFVEILYDTLQEEVGVAEKKGY
- the LOC115981526 gene encoding amidase 1-like isoform X1; amino-acid sequence: MAKDTDYGAFMEKFVLQQSSSARELPLNSLTFAVKDIFDVDGYVTGFGNPDWARTHPAATSTAPAVLAVLRGGATCVGKTVLDEMAYSMNGENKHYGTPKNPCAPDRVPGGSSSGSAVAVGAKLVDFSLGTDTGGSVRIPASHCRILGFRPSHGAISTTGVIPMAQSFDSVGWFARDPMILNRVGRVLLQLPEVDPVIPSQIIIAEDCFQLSTIPSDRVTEPLLKSVNKLFGGDLVKHAVLGDYVKEKLPSLKQFMIKGNVDQEYNIPSLAALASAVQLLLRYEFKNNHGEWISTVKPDLGPGISERVREALRATDENLDVCHSVKTELRAALNALLGIIQDFGVLAIPTVPGPPPKLQSDQIPLEAFRAKASSLQSIAGVSGFCQVSIPLGMYDNLPVAISLLAKHGSDGFLLNFVEILYDTLQEEVGVAEKKGY
- the LOC115981526 gene encoding amidase 1-like isoform X3, which translates into the protein MAYSMNGENKHYGTPKNPCAPDRVPGGSSSGSAVAVGAKLVDFSLGTDTGGSVRIPASHCRILGFRPSHGAISTTGVIPMAQSFDSVGWFARDPMILNRVGRVLLQLPEVDPVIPSQIIIAEDCFQLSTIPSDRVTEPLLKSVNKLFGGDLVKHAVLGDYVKEKLPSLKQFMIKGNVDQEYNIPSLAALASAVQLLLRYEFKNNHGEWISTVKPDLGPGISERVREALRATDENLDVCHSVKTELRAALNALLGIIQDFGVLAIPTVPGPPPKLQSDQIPLEAFRAKASSLQSIAGVSGFCQVSIPLGMYDNLPVAISLLAKHGSDGFLLNFVEILYDTLQEEVGVAEKKGY
- the LOC115982141 gene encoding mevalonate kinase, producing the protein MEVKARAPGKIILAGEHAVVHGSTAVAASLDLYTYVSLRFPTPSDNDEFLRLQLKDLALEFSWPVARIKDALPEVGSLLSSKPASCSIETMKSIAALVEEQNIPEAKIGLASGVSAFLWLYSCIHGFKPATVVITSELPLGSGLGSSAALCVALSAALLSFSDSVSLDMSQQGWSAFGESELELLNKWAFEGEKIIHGKPSGLDNTVSTYGNMIKFRSGNLTLIKSNMPLKMLITNTKVGRNTKALVAGVSERTIRHPDAMSLVFNAVDSISNELSTIMQSPAPDELSITEKEEKIEELMEMNQGLLQCMGVSHASIETVLRTTLKYKLASKLTGAGGGGCVLTLLPTLLSGTVVDKVIAELESCGFQCLIAAIGGKGAEVSFSGSS